In Pseudobythopirellula maris, the genomic stretch TGTGTTCCGCTTCGGAAGCGTGGAGAGCATGTTGTCCAACAGTTCCCCTAGGAACTTTTGTCGACGTTCGAATCGGAACTCTGAGTCAATTCGCCGCGATGCGAGCAGGCCGAGTTCGCGTGAATCCTCCGCGTTGTCAAGCGCCTCCAGCAGCGACAAGGCGATCGATTCGGGGGATTCGTTCTGCACATAGTAGCCGTGCGGCCCGACCACCTCGGGGATGGCCGTTTTCCGGTTGACGACCACCGGGGCTCCGCACGCCATTGCTTCAGCGATGGCCAGGCCAAAACCCTCGTGCCGGGAGCACTGATAATACGCTCCGCAACGTTGCATCCAACTGATTTTCTCTTCCTTGCTTATCTTGCCAAGGAACTCTACTTGATTGGCAATGCCGAGTTCTTCTGCGCGACGGCGAAGCGGTCCTTCGCCGTCCATCGGCTCGCCTGCCAGTACTAAGCGTGAGTCCGGGCGTGTCTGCTGGACAATGGCGAAAGCTTCTATTAACTCCGGGAGCATCTTTCGGTGCGTATTGCGGAGCTTCTTCCAGGCCACGTTGAAGATCACGGATTGCTCCGTCCGAGTGTTCTGCGGGGTCGCTAAACGGTACTCGTCCATCACGATGTGTGGGCAGAGCAATGGGTCTTTCAGTGGCATCAATTCAGACAGCCGTTCGATCATGTAGCGGCTAACGAAGACACTACGGTCGGCAAATCGCATCCCATTGCGGACGAGGAATCGGTAGACCCACGACCTCTGTTCGTAGATGTCTGGCTCCAGCGATCCGGTGACGCAAATAGGTGTGCCACGCATTTTGATTACCGGGCCAACAAGCCACAGCCAATTCCACCACCAGAGGAAAACTATATCGGCGTCGCGTGGCAACTCTCGTAACGAAGTGGCTACTGTGACACGGTGACCCAAGGATTTGAGGATCTCGATGTCCTGGCGGTAGAACTCGGTGCTGGTGAGCCTGTCACGGGCCACCCGGTAGGCGAGGAATGCAATATGCATGTTTGTCTTGCGTTATTCGTTAGGGAGCCGTTAAGGGGGCCGCGACTGCTATGCAATGGAAGAGCGTCGCTTGGGCTTTCTGGACGCCGAGCCTTGGTGCGGCGCAGGGGGGGCGGCTTTCACGAGGTGCGTTCGGATCGCCGGGCTGAACGCCTGGCAGACAGAGCGTAAGAAAGCCATCTCGAAGAAAAACATGATGAACAGCACGAACATCTCGTACGGCTCGCCTCGGTGAACAAGCACCAAGAAACGGCCGCTCAGAGGGCCGACCCACATTGCAGCCCAGAAGCGACACTGCATGCTCTGCAGAAGCCAGCAGTACAACATGCCATGGAGAACCAAGACCGGAATCCCAAACCACCCCCAGAAGTTGATGAACACGTCACCCAGGATCGATGGCGGGACCGTGACCTGCAGGTCCTCAGGGCGGCTGTGGACAACCAATCCGAAAACGATATTAGTGTCCGGTGGTTTGATATCGGGGAATCGCGACTCTTTTAGGAAGAAAACAGGCATGCGGCGGTAGGACGCCCCATTCAAGTATGGGTAGCTGTCGGGGAACGTGTCGATAGCGCCCACGATGTTCGCACTGTAACTTAGGGGGTCGCGGTCCCACATGCCGTCGTATGTGCTGGGCGTAAGCAAGATCGCAACCGACTTAGTGAAACTCGCTCCCGGGTAGTGCCTCAGCTCAAATAACCCGATCGCTAAGGCCAAAGAGACGAATCCTAGCAATGCGATTTGAGCGGCCCGCTTCGCCGAGAACCGATACCGGATGCTGGACGCGACAAGCAGTGTGGCGACCATCGCCAGTGGGATCGAGCGAGTCCCCTTCGAGAAAACAAGAAAAAAGGCCAGGCTCGCCAAGGGTATGTAAGCGAGAGTCAGTAGCTGGTAGCGGCGGTTTAGGAACACGCCGATAAATGCGGGAACGTAAGCAAAGCTCGATAGGTGGAGTGAGAGAACAGAGAGTACTCCCTGGTTCTCAAAGCGGTAAGCAAACCTGCCTGCGTTGAGGATGTCCGACAGGGATATTCCCTTGGAGTACATCATCAGCAGCTGAGCCCCTGCAGTAGCTGCAATCGAGGCCCAAAATAGTTTCTCCAACATCCGCTGGGTTCGGCTGTCGGCTATCTGCCGTAAGAGATGCTTTCTTCGGGCGGCAAGCAATGGCGTGGGCGTACGGTAGGCACTGAAGCCGATCGCCAGCGCCACCACCCCCGCAAACGCATACCATGCCGCCTCGACGCGGGAAGAGTAGCTGAACACATTGACGTAGGCGCTTTCCGATTGCATCATCGGAGCTAGACCGAAGACCAGCCCGTAGGAGAGGAAAAAAACGACCTCACCAAAACGGCCTTGCAGATCCTTCGCTCGCACCGCTACGAGGGCGGCGCAGAGGGAGAGGGTGAGCGTGCAACCTAAGTAGAGCATTCTGATTTGCCGGCTGGCTCGCGAATGTTGGCCGTGCTTGCGGTCAGGCCGCAGCGGCGTTGCAGAAGGGCTTTTTGAAGTAGAACGCTACCCCTAGGTACCCCCCGTGATCGGTGAACTGCGCGTGCACGCCGTCCATTGAGGAGTTCTGCAGCCGCAGCATCAGGTGATTCAGGTTGTAGTTGTTCATCTGCATGCAAGGTGCGCCCCATGCACGGCGGCGCAAAAGGTTGACAACATTGTTAGCAAGAGGGACGTTGTTCTTTGCCCATGTGATCCAGCGGATCGACTCACGGTTCTTCGCGTAAGTTACGTGGATCACGCCGACACCTCCCGGGGCTAGGTTGGCGATCATCTTGTCAACGATCGCCAAGCCTCTGCGTGGCGGGATGTGCTGGAGCACGATGAAACTGTGGACCAAGTCGAAGGACCTCGATTCGTCGGAACTCCAGCTGTCGGCCTCAAGAAAAGCTGCGTTCGATATGCTATGCGATTTGCAGTTCTTGCGGGCTTCGTCGATCATCGCTTCCGAGATGTCGACACCGATCACCTCGTCCGCGTGAGCGGCTAGGGGGATCGTAAGCCGCCCCACACCACACCCGTAGTCCAGAGCGCGGAGGAAACGTTGGGGGGCATCGACACGACTACGCGCCACGTCGAGCATTGATTGAACGTAGTCATGACCCGACTCGAAGAAGCTGTCTAGTTCTTCACGGCCTAACGATTCCTTGCGGAAGCGGGGCTGGGCGAGGACGCCAAAGTAGGGGTCGCTTTCGCCAAACTTGCGCCACGCCCTGTCTGATTTGTGCGACATCGGATGCATCCCTGCGTTCTTGGTTTGAAGGTACTCGTCGCTGACGTGCCGATAGGAAAGAACGCGCTCTGTCGTGGGTGTGCGTTTCTTCAATAGCGAGCACATGGCGTTGCAGGCGATAGAGCGATCGTCTTTGTCGAGCACCAAACGCCACGCCGATGCGAGGCACAATGGCGGCAGCACGACTATCACGAAAGGCCTTGCCGCGTCGGGTGTCATCGAGACGGCCATATGGACTGCAAGCGGAGCCGCAACTGCAAAAATCAGCGGCCGCGCGAACAAATGCTCAAGGCAATCGGACCATCTCATGCCCAAAGCCGGGCGAATTAGACATGGAATTCCCAGGACGGCCAAGAGCGATGCGACGAACGCCCCGGCCGCGATTCCGAGCAACGGATCACTGGTCACTGAGCTCAGCACAACTGCTAGCACAATGGTTAGGGCCGCTTTGGCCGCCATGAGGAGCGAGAGTTTCCGGTGCAGGTTCATTGCCATCAGGTACTGGATTGGCGCACATGTCGATGCGTCGATGACAAAAGCGCCTGCGACTAAGAATAAGACAGCATCGCCCGGGTAGGCTCCTGGGCCCACCCAGGCGTCGACAACGTTTGAGATAAAGGGCGCCGAGAAGGCCACAAAGACTGCTGCGAGAACCGAGGTCGCCTTGGTAAG encodes the following:
- a CDS encoding glycosyltransferase family 4 protein, with the translated sequence MHIAFLAYRVARDRLTSTEFYRQDIEILKSLGHRVTVATSLRELPRDADIVFLWWWNWLWLVGPVIKMRGTPICVTGSLEPDIYEQRSWVYRFLVRNGMRFADRSVFVSRYMIERLSELMPLKDPLLCPHIVMDEYRLATPQNTRTEQSVIFNVAWKKLRNTHRKMLPELIEAFAIVQQTRPDSRLVLAGEPMDGEGPLRRRAEELGIANQVEFLGKISKEEKISWMQRCGAYYQCSRHEGFGLAIAEAMACGAPVVVNRKTAIPEVVGPHGYYVQNESPESIALSLLEALDNAEDSRELGLLASRRIDSEFRFERRQKFLGELLDNMLSTLPKRNTRREWSADAA
- a CDS encoding methyltransferase domain-containing protein, whose protein sequence is MPLMLAKLGPERYGLWIAISTTTMYLSLTESGLGQSVVNQIGRAYTRGNYRRVSQIMATAHVLYWLIVLPVGAVAVAVILTQPIGSWLLAPEDAQFEPLLRECLAASTVLALIRIPMLVFPGLLIGARKMPSRVAWEILATVFTLVSTALALLSGMGLLGVSIVANTAMLVSNTAVCLSSSRCGEWARLRIKHFRPRLIGKLAGNSVFFFLINAATVVDRSATVLLTPRLAALSATAPFFLLVSVYRIAAYSAIATLPRAIQPYVVMWSSTGSSSQLAATAKLLTKATSVLAAVFVAFSAPFISNVVDAWVGPGAYPGDAVLFLVAGAFVIDASTCAPIQYLMAMNLHRKLSLLMAAKAALTIVLAVVLSSVTSDPLLGIAAGAFVASLLAVLGIPCLIRPALGMRWSDCLEHLFARPLIFAVAAPLAVHMAVSMTPDAARPFVIVVLPPLCLASAWRLVLDKDDRSIACNAMCSLLKKRTPTTERVLSYRHVSDEYLQTKNAGMHPMSHKSDRAWRKFGESDPYFGVLAQPRFRKESLGREELDSFFESGHDYVQSMLDVARSRVDAPQRFLRALDYGCGVGRLTIPLAAHADEVIGVDISEAMIDEARKNCKSHSISNAAFLEADSWSSDESRSFDLVHSFIVLQHIPPRRGLAIVDKMIANLAPGGVGVIHVTYAKNRESIRWITWAKNNVPLANNVVNLLRRRAWGAPCMQMNNYNLNHLMLRLQNSSMDGVHAQFTDHGGYLGVAFYFKKPFCNAAAA